In the Syngnathus scovelli strain Florida chromosome 8, RoL_Ssco_1.2, whole genome shotgun sequence genome, one interval contains:
- the dgkh gene encoding diacylglycerol kinase eta isoform X4 — MEDACHYTRSPAWEELEPDKGPASAVRIHPHEVGAVSVSVAADESSDSEVEQEGPQKLIRKVSTSGQIRSKTSIKEGLLLKQTSSFQRWKKRYFKLRGRTLYYAKDAKSLIFDEVDLSDASVAESSTKNVNNSFTVITPFRRLILCAENRKEMEDWISSLKSVQSREHYETAQFNVEHFSGMHNWYACSHARPTFCNVCKDSLSGVTSHGLSCEVCKFKAHKRCAVRATNNCKWTTLASIGKDIIEDEDGIAMPHQWLEGNLPVSAKCAVCDKTCGSVLRLQDWRCLWCKAMVHTACMDLYPRKCPLGQCKVSIIPPTALNSIDSDGFWKATCPPSCASPLLVFVNSKSGDNQGVKFLRRFKQLLNPAQVFDLVNGGPHLGLRLFQKFDNFRILVCGGDGSVGWVLSEIDKLNLHKQCQLGVLPLGTGNDLARVLGWGPSCDDDTQLPQTLEKLERASTKMLDRWSIMTYEIKIPPKHSCPTTPEGADGCQFHISAYEDSVAAHLTKILNSEQHSVVISSAKILCETVKDFVTKVGKAYEKSTENAEECDSMSLKCAVLNEKLDSLLQTLNSECQALPPLPHATPPIVEEEREEEEVAESDEKKPEEETASEDSLTALKEKLEEEETEKGGNGGAFPQALFKSREQLMLRANSLKKALRQIIEQAERVVDEQNANTDESEPTSPLEFRKDSEEENRDSEKDEDTKELEALAPVKSVCSPTERRVSRSTQSYSSFSITPFTTSKENLPVLNTRIICPGLRAGLAASIAGSSIISKMLLANIDPFGATPFIDPDLDSLEGYMEKCVMNNYFGIGLDAKISLEFNNKREEHPEKCRSRTKNMMWYGVLGTKELLQRTYKNLEQKVQLECDGQYIPLPSLQGIAVLNIPSYAGGTNFWGGTKEDDIFCAPSFDDKILEVVAVFGSMQMAVSRVIKLQHHRIAQCRTVKITILGDEGVPIQVDGEAWIQPPGVIKIQHKNRAQMLTRDRAFENTLKSWEDKLKYDKPPLRPHLYPQQSVDLASEEEAAILQLCARAAEELITRICEAAKTNELLEQELAHAVNAASHAINKTHPKFPESLSRNTAIEVASTVKALYNETESLLVGRVSLQLDPPEEEQLSGALQSVELELGKLEEISWLYHILQPNDEEDHSLGYGKRNSRGGVFRIVPKFKKEKAAKKTSPQSGSGDIESGSYEENPPGN; from the exons ACGAGCATAAAGGAAGGATTGTTGCTGAAACAGACCAGCTCCTTCCAGCGGTGGAAGAAGCGTTACTTCAAGCTGAGAGGCCGGACACTCTACTATGCCAAAGATGCAAAG TCACTTATCTTTGATGAGGTGGACCTGTCAGATGCCAGCGTTGCGGAGTCCAGTACCAAGAATGTCAACAACAGTTTCACG GTGATCACCCCCTTCCGTAGGCTCATTCTCTGTGCCGAGAACCGGAAAGAGATGGAGGACTGGATCAGCTCGCTCAAGTCCGTCCAGTCCAGAGAGCATTACGAG ACGGCTCAGTTTAATGTGGAACATTTCTCAGGGATGCACAACTGGTACGCCTGCTCGCACGCACGGCCCACCTTTTGCAACGTCTGCAAAGATAGCTTGTCTGGGGTCACGTCTCACGGCCTCTCCTGCGAAG TGTGTAAATTCAAGGCCCATAAACGCTGCGCCGTTAGAGCCACTAACAACTGCAAATGGACCACGCTGGCCTCCATTGGCAAGGACATTATTGAAGATGAGGACGGG ATTGCGATGCCTCACCAATGGCTGGAGGGCAACCTGCCCGTCAGTGCCAAGTGTGCCGTGTGCGACAAGACATGTGGCAGTGTGTTGAGACTGCAGGACTGGCGCTGCCTCTGGTGCAAAGCCATG GTTCACACGGCCTGCATGGACCTCTACCCTCGCAAGTGTCCCCTAGGTCAATGCAAAGTCTCCATCATCCCTCCAACTGCCCTCAACAGTATCGACTCAGATG GCTTTTGGAAGGCCACCTGTCCGCCGTCCTGCGCTAGTCCCCTCTTGGTCTTTGTGAACTCCAAAAGTGGTGACAACCAAGGAGTCAAGTTCCTGCGGCGCTTTAAGCAGCTGCTCAATCCAGCACAAGTCTTTGACCTGGTTAATGGCGGCCCGCACCTTGG TCTCCGTCTGTTTCAGAAGTTTGACAACTTCCGAATACTCGTATGCGGCGGTGACGGCAGCGTTGGTTGGGTGCTGTCTGAGATTGACAAGCTCAACCTACACAAGCAG TGCCAGCTGGGAGTTCTGCCGCTGGGCACGGGCAACGACCTGGCGCGTGTGTTGGGTTGGGGCCCGTCATGCGATGACGACACGCAGTTACCGCAGACCCTGGAGAAGTTAGAGCGCGCCAGCACCAAAATGCTGGACCGCTGGAGCATCATGACCTACGAGATCAAGATACCTCCCAAGCACAGCTGCCCCACCACGCCCGAGGGTGCGGACGGCTGCCAG TTTCACATTTCAGCTTACGAAGATTCCGTGGCAGCTCATCTCACCAAGATCCTCAACTCGGAGCAGCACTCTGTGGTCATCTCCTCTGCCAA GATCTTGTGTGAAACAGTGAAAGATTTTGTCACCAAAGTTGGGAAAGCCTACGAAAAAAGCACAGAAAACGCGGAGGAGTGTGACTCCATGTCTCTCAAG TGTGCCGTCCTGAACGAGAAACTGGACTCCCTCCTCCAAACGCTCAACAGTGAGTGTCAAGCCCTGCCTCCACTGCCTCACGCTACTCCTCCTATCGTGGAGGAAGAACGGGAAGAGGAGGAAGTGGCGGAAAGCGATGAGAAGAAACCGGAAGAGGAGACAGCCAGCGAGGACAGCCTGACGGCGCTGAAGGAGAAGCTGGAAGAGGAGGAAACGGAGAAAGGTGGAAATGGTGGCGCTTTCCCGCAGGCACTCTTCAAAAGTCGGGAGCAGCTGATGTTGAGGGCCAACAGTCTAAAGAAAGCCTTGCGGCAGATCATAGAACAGGCCGAGAGAG TGGTGGATGAGCAGAATGCCAACACGGACGAATCCGAGCCTACTTCCCCGCTGGAATTCCGTAAGGACAGTGAGGAGGAGAACCGTGACAGCGAGAAGGATGAGGACACCAAGGAGCTGGAAGCCCTAGCAC CGGTCAAGAGTGTGTGTTCTCCCACAGAGAGGAGGGTGAGTCGCAGTACACAGTCGTACAGTTCCTTCAGCATTACACCTTTCACCACCAGCAAGGAGAACCTACCCGTGCTCAACACACGGATTATCTGTCCtg GGCTTAGGGCTGGCCTGGCCGCCTCGATTGCCGGAAGTTCCATCATTAGCAAGATGCTGCTGGCCAACATTGACCCCTTCGGTGCCACCCCCTTTATTGACCCTGACCTGGATTCACT AGAGGGCTACATGGAGAAATGTGTGATGAACAACTACTTTGGCATCGGACTTGACGCTAAGATCTCCTTGGAGTTCAACAACAAGAGAGAGGAACATCCAGAAAAATGCAG GAGTCGCACGAAGAACATGATGTGGTACGGCGTCTTGGGAACCAAGGAGCTTCTGCAGAGGACCTACAAGAACCTTGAGCAGAAGGTCCAGCTGGAG TGTGACGGCCAATACATCCCTCTGCCCAGTCTTCAGGGCATCGCTGTGTTGAACATTCCCAGCTATGCCGGCGGGACCAACTTCTGGGGCGGCACCAAGGAGGATGAC ATCTTCTGTGCTCCATCATTTGATGATAAAATCCTGGAGGTGGTGGCTGTGTTTGGAAGCATGCAGATGGCTGTTTCCAGGGTCATCAAGTTGCAACACCACCGCATAGCACAG TGCCGAACAGTGAAGATCACCATCTTGGGTGACGAGGGCGTTCCCATCCAAGTTGATGGTGAGGCGTGGATCCAGCCACCAGGGGTCATCAAAATCCAGCACAAGAACAGAGCGCAGATGCTCACCAGAGACCGG GCCTTTGAGAATACGCTGAAGTCGTGGGAGGACAAGCTGAAGTATGACAAGCCGCCTCTGCGGCCTCACCTCTACCCGCAGCAATCTGTCGACCTCGCCTCGGAAGAAGAGGCCGCCATCTTGCAGCTGTGCGCCCGGGCCGCAGAAGAGCTCATCACGCG AATATGCGAGGCTGCAAAAACCAACGAGCTCTTGGAGCAGGAGTTGGCACACGCCGTGAACGCAGCATCACACGCCATCAACAAAACACATCCTAAATTCCCAGAG AGTCTGTCCAGGAACACAGCAATAGAGGTGGCCAGCACCGTCAAGGCTTTGTACAACGAGACTGAATCACTTCTCGTGGGTCGTGTCTCACTG CAATTGGACCCACCAGAAGAGGAACAGCTTTCCGGTGCCCTACAGAGTGTGGAGTTGGAGCTGGGAAAATTAGAAGAGATCTCGTGGCTCTACCACATTCTGCAGCCCAATGATGAAGAG GACCACTCTCTGGGTTATGGCAAGAGGAACAGTCGCGGTGGCGTCTTTCGCATAGTGCCCAAATTCAAGAAGGAGAAGGCGGCCAAAAAGACCAGCCCGCAGTCAG
- the dgkh gene encoding diacylglycerol kinase eta isoform X7, producing the protein MEDACHYTRSPAWEELEPDKGPASAVRIHPHEVGAVSVSVAADESSDSEVEQEGPQKLIRKVSTSGQIRSKTSIKEGLLLKQTSSFQRWKKRYFKLRGRTLYYAKDAKSGSALARWQERALRRASRSRICWRALSVCWTGARRSPPPLGASGSEEGLVRIRSLIFDEVDLSDASVAESSTKNVNNSFTVITPFRRLILCAENRKEMEDWISSLKSVQSREHYETAQFNVEHFSGMHNWYACSHARPTFCNVCKDSLSGVTSHGLSCEVCKFKAHKRCAVRATNNCKWTTLASIGKDIIEDEDGIAMPHQWLEGNLPVSAKCAVCDKTCGSVLRLQDWRCLWCKAMVHTACMDLYPRKCPLGQCKVSIIPPTALNSIDSDGFWKATCPPSCASPLLVFVNSKSGDNQGVKFLRRFKQLLNPAQVFDLVNGGPHLGLRLFQKFDNFRILVCGGDGSVGWVLSEIDKLNLHKQCQLGVLPLGTGNDLARVLGWGPSCDDDTQLPQTLEKLERASTKMLDRWSIMTYEIKIPPKHSCPTTPEGADGCQFHISAYEDSVAAHLTKILNSEQHSVVISSAKILCETVKDFVTKVGKAYEKSTENAEECDSMSLKCAVLNEKLDSLLQTLNSECQALPPLPHATPPIVEEEREEEEVAESDEKKPEEETASEDSLTALKEKLEEEETEKGGNGGAFPQALFKSREQLMLRANSLKKALRQIIEQAERVVDEQNANTDESEPTSPLEFRKDSEEENRDSEKDEDTKELEALAPVKSVCSPTERRVSRSTQSYSSFSITPFTTSKENLPVLNTRIICPGLRAGLAASIAGSSIISKMLLANIDPFGATPFIDPDLDSLEGYMEKCVMNNYFGIGLDAKISLEFNNKREEHPEKCRSRTKNMMWYGVLGTKELLQRTYKNLEQKVQLECDGQYIPLPSLQGIAVLNIPSYAGGTNFWGGTKEDDIFCAPSFDDKILEVVAVFGSMQMAVSRVIKLQHHRIAQCRTVKITILGDEGVPIQVDGEAWIQPPGVIKIQHKNRAQMLTRDRAFENTLKSWEDKLKYDKPPLRPHLYPQQSVDLASEEEAAILQLCARAAEELITRICEAAKTNELLEQELAHAVNAASHAINKTHPKFPESLSRNTAIEVASTVKALYNETESLLVGRVSLQLDPPEEEQLSGALQSVELELGKLEEISWLYHILQPNDEEDHSLGYGKRNSRGGVFRIVPKFKKEKAAKKTSPQSVERWGTDEVGVWLEQLSLGEYRDTFIRHDIRGSELLHLERRDLKDLGISKVGHMKRILQGTKDLAKASMVDL; encoded by the exons ACGAGCATAAAGGAAGGATTGTTGCTGAAACAGACCAGCTCCTTCCAGCGGTGGAAGAAGCGTTACTTCAAGCTGAGAGGCCGGACACTCTACTATGCCAAAGATGCAAAG TCCGGCAGCGCGTTGGCCCGCTGGCAAGAGCGAGCGCTGCGCCGGGCGTCCCGGAGCCGCATATGCTGGCGAGCTCTGTCCGTGTGCTGGACTGGCGCGCGGCGCTCACCCCCACCTCTGGGTGCCAGCGGATCTGAGGAGGGCCTAGTGAGAATTCGG TCACTTATCTTTGATGAGGTGGACCTGTCAGATGCCAGCGTTGCGGAGTCCAGTACCAAGAATGTCAACAACAGTTTCACG GTGATCACCCCCTTCCGTAGGCTCATTCTCTGTGCCGAGAACCGGAAAGAGATGGAGGACTGGATCAGCTCGCTCAAGTCCGTCCAGTCCAGAGAGCATTACGAG ACGGCTCAGTTTAATGTGGAACATTTCTCAGGGATGCACAACTGGTACGCCTGCTCGCACGCACGGCCCACCTTTTGCAACGTCTGCAAAGATAGCTTGTCTGGGGTCACGTCTCACGGCCTCTCCTGCGAAG TGTGTAAATTCAAGGCCCATAAACGCTGCGCCGTTAGAGCCACTAACAACTGCAAATGGACCACGCTGGCCTCCATTGGCAAGGACATTATTGAAGATGAGGACGGG ATTGCGATGCCTCACCAATGGCTGGAGGGCAACCTGCCCGTCAGTGCCAAGTGTGCCGTGTGCGACAAGACATGTGGCAGTGTGTTGAGACTGCAGGACTGGCGCTGCCTCTGGTGCAAAGCCATG GTTCACACGGCCTGCATGGACCTCTACCCTCGCAAGTGTCCCCTAGGTCAATGCAAAGTCTCCATCATCCCTCCAACTGCCCTCAACAGTATCGACTCAGATG GCTTTTGGAAGGCCACCTGTCCGCCGTCCTGCGCTAGTCCCCTCTTGGTCTTTGTGAACTCCAAAAGTGGTGACAACCAAGGAGTCAAGTTCCTGCGGCGCTTTAAGCAGCTGCTCAATCCAGCACAAGTCTTTGACCTGGTTAATGGCGGCCCGCACCTTGG TCTCCGTCTGTTTCAGAAGTTTGACAACTTCCGAATACTCGTATGCGGCGGTGACGGCAGCGTTGGTTGGGTGCTGTCTGAGATTGACAAGCTCAACCTACACAAGCAG TGCCAGCTGGGAGTTCTGCCGCTGGGCACGGGCAACGACCTGGCGCGTGTGTTGGGTTGGGGCCCGTCATGCGATGACGACACGCAGTTACCGCAGACCCTGGAGAAGTTAGAGCGCGCCAGCACCAAAATGCTGGACCGCTGGAGCATCATGACCTACGAGATCAAGATACCTCCCAAGCACAGCTGCCCCACCACGCCCGAGGGTGCGGACGGCTGCCAG TTTCACATTTCAGCTTACGAAGATTCCGTGGCAGCTCATCTCACCAAGATCCTCAACTCGGAGCAGCACTCTGTGGTCATCTCCTCTGCCAA GATCTTGTGTGAAACAGTGAAAGATTTTGTCACCAAAGTTGGGAAAGCCTACGAAAAAAGCACAGAAAACGCGGAGGAGTGTGACTCCATGTCTCTCAAG TGTGCCGTCCTGAACGAGAAACTGGACTCCCTCCTCCAAACGCTCAACAGTGAGTGTCAAGCCCTGCCTCCACTGCCTCACGCTACTCCTCCTATCGTGGAGGAAGAACGGGAAGAGGAGGAAGTGGCGGAAAGCGATGAGAAGAAACCGGAAGAGGAGACAGCCAGCGAGGACAGCCTGACGGCGCTGAAGGAGAAGCTGGAAGAGGAGGAAACGGAGAAAGGTGGAAATGGTGGCGCTTTCCCGCAGGCACTCTTCAAAAGTCGGGAGCAGCTGATGTTGAGGGCCAACAGTCTAAAGAAAGCCTTGCGGCAGATCATAGAACAGGCCGAGAGAG TGGTGGATGAGCAGAATGCCAACACGGACGAATCCGAGCCTACTTCCCCGCTGGAATTCCGTAAGGACAGTGAGGAGGAGAACCGTGACAGCGAGAAGGATGAGGACACCAAGGAGCTGGAAGCCCTAGCAC CGGTCAAGAGTGTGTGTTCTCCCACAGAGAGGAGGGTGAGTCGCAGTACACAGTCGTACAGTTCCTTCAGCATTACACCTTTCACCACCAGCAAGGAGAACCTACCCGTGCTCAACACACGGATTATCTGTCCtg GGCTTAGGGCTGGCCTGGCCGCCTCGATTGCCGGAAGTTCCATCATTAGCAAGATGCTGCTGGCCAACATTGACCCCTTCGGTGCCACCCCCTTTATTGACCCTGACCTGGATTCACT AGAGGGCTACATGGAGAAATGTGTGATGAACAACTACTTTGGCATCGGACTTGACGCTAAGATCTCCTTGGAGTTCAACAACAAGAGAGAGGAACATCCAGAAAAATGCAG GAGTCGCACGAAGAACATGATGTGGTACGGCGTCTTGGGAACCAAGGAGCTTCTGCAGAGGACCTACAAGAACCTTGAGCAGAAGGTCCAGCTGGAG TGTGACGGCCAATACATCCCTCTGCCCAGTCTTCAGGGCATCGCTGTGTTGAACATTCCCAGCTATGCCGGCGGGACCAACTTCTGGGGCGGCACCAAGGAGGATGAC ATCTTCTGTGCTCCATCATTTGATGATAAAATCCTGGAGGTGGTGGCTGTGTTTGGAAGCATGCAGATGGCTGTTTCCAGGGTCATCAAGTTGCAACACCACCGCATAGCACAG TGCCGAACAGTGAAGATCACCATCTTGGGTGACGAGGGCGTTCCCATCCAAGTTGATGGTGAGGCGTGGATCCAGCCACCAGGGGTCATCAAAATCCAGCACAAGAACAGAGCGCAGATGCTCACCAGAGACCGG GCCTTTGAGAATACGCTGAAGTCGTGGGAGGACAAGCTGAAGTATGACAAGCCGCCTCTGCGGCCTCACCTCTACCCGCAGCAATCTGTCGACCTCGCCTCGGAAGAAGAGGCCGCCATCTTGCAGCTGTGCGCCCGGGCCGCAGAAGAGCTCATCACGCG AATATGCGAGGCTGCAAAAACCAACGAGCTCTTGGAGCAGGAGTTGGCACACGCCGTGAACGCAGCATCACACGCCATCAACAAAACACATCCTAAATTCCCAGAG AGTCTGTCCAGGAACACAGCAATAGAGGTGGCCAGCACCGTCAAGGCTTTGTACAACGAGACTGAATCACTTCTCGTGGGTCGTGTCTCACTG CAATTGGACCCACCAGAAGAGGAACAGCTTTCCGGTGCCCTACAGAGTGTGGAGTTGGAGCTGGGAAAATTAGAAGAGATCTCGTGGCTCTACCACATTCTGCAGCCCAATGATGAAGAG GACCACTCTCTGGGTTATGGCAAGAGGAACAGTCGCGGTGGCGTCTTTCGCATAGTGCCCAAATTCAAGAAGGAGAAGGCGGCCAAAAAGACCAGCCCGCAGTCAG tgGAGAGATGGGGCACAGACGAAGTGGGTGTGTGGCTGGAGCAGCTGAGTCTGGGAGAGTACCGGGATACCTTCATCCGACACGACATCCGAGGCTCGGAGCTGCTGCACTTGGAGAGGAGGGACCtgaag
- the dgkh gene encoding diacylglycerol kinase eta isoform X2, with translation MEDACHYTRSPAWEELEPDKGPASAVRIHPHEVGAVSVSVAADESSDSEVEQEGPQKLIRKVSTSGQIRSKTSIKEGLLLKQTSSFQRWKKRYFKLRGRTLYYAKDAKSLIFDEVDLSDASVAESSTKNVNNSFTVITPFRRLILCAENRKEMEDWISSLKSVQSREHYETAQFNVEHFSGMHNWYACSHARPTFCNVCKDSLSGVTSHGLSCEVCKFKAHKRCAVRATNNCKWTTLASIGKDIIEDEDGIAMPHQWLEGNLPVSAKCAVCDKTCGSVLRLQDWRCLWCKAMVHTACMDLYPRKCPLGQCKVSIIPPTALNSIDSDGFWKATCPPSCASPLLVFVNSKSGDNQGVKFLRRFKQLLNPAQVFDLVNGGPHLGLRLFQKFDNFRILVCGGDGSVGWVLSEIDKLNLHKQCQLGVLPLGTGNDLARVLGWGPSCDDDTQLPQTLEKLERASTKMLDRWSIMTYEIKIPPKHSCPTTPEGADGCQFHISAYEDSVAAHLTKILNSEQHSVVISSAKILCETVKDFVTKVGKAYEKSTENAEECDSMSLKCAVLNEKLDSLLQTLNSECQALPPLPHATPPIVEEEREEEEVAESDEKKPEEETASEDSLTALKEKLEEEETEKGGNGGAFPQALFKSREQLMLRANSLKKALRQIIEQAERVVDEQNANTDESEPTSPLEFRKDSEEENRDSEKDEDTKELEALAPVKSVCSPTERRVSRSTQSYSSFSITPFTTSKENLPVLNTRIICPGLRAGLAASIAGSSIISKMLLANIDPFGATPFIDPDLDSLEGYMEKCVMNNYFGIGLDAKISLEFNNKREEHPEKCRSRTKNMMWYGVLGTKELLQRTYKNLEQKVQLECDGQYIPLPSLQGIAVLNIPSYAGGTNFWGGTKEDDIFCAPSFDDKILEVVAVFGSMQMAVSRVIKLQHHRIAQCRTVKITILGDEGVPIQVDGEAWIQPPGVIKIQHKNRAQMLTRDRAFENTLKSWEDKLKYDKPPLRPHLYPQQSVDLASEEEAAILQLCARAAEELITRICEAAKTNELLEQELAHAVNAASHAINKTHPKFPESLSRNTAIEVASTVKALYNETESLLVGRVSLQLDPPEEEQLSGALQSVELELGKLEEISWLYHILQPNDEEVDCACVPGPLSGLWQEEQSRWRLSHSAQIQEGEGGQKDQPAVSGEMGHRRSGCVAGAAESGRVPGYLHPTRHPRLGAAALGEEGPEGSGDIESGSYEENPPGN, from the exons ACGAGCATAAAGGAAGGATTGTTGCTGAAACAGACCAGCTCCTTCCAGCGGTGGAAGAAGCGTTACTTCAAGCTGAGAGGCCGGACACTCTACTATGCCAAAGATGCAAAG TCACTTATCTTTGATGAGGTGGACCTGTCAGATGCCAGCGTTGCGGAGTCCAGTACCAAGAATGTCAACAACAGTTTCACG GTGATCACCCCCTTCCGTAGGCTCATTCTCTGTGCCGAGAACCGGAAAGAGATGGAGGACTGGATCAGCTCGCTCAAGTCCGTCCAGTCCAGAGAGCATTACGAG ACGGCTCAGTTTAATGTGGAACATTTCTCAGGGATGCACAACTGGTACGCCTGCTCGCACGCACGGCCCACCTTTTGCAACGTCTGCAAAGATAGCTTGTCTGGGGTCACGTCTCACGGCCTCTCCTGCGAAG TGTGTAAATTCAAGGCCCATAAACGCTGCGCCGTTAGAGCCACTAACAACTGCAAATGGACCACGCTGGCCTCCATTGGCAAGGACATTATTGAAGATGAGGACGGG ATTGCGATGCCTCACCAATGGCTGGAGGGCAACCTGCCCGTCAGTGCCAAGTGTGCCGTGTGCGACAAGACATGTGGCAGTGTGTTGAGACTGCAGGACTGGCGCTGCCTCTGGTGCAAAGCCATG GTTCACACGGCCTGCATGGACCTCTACCCTCGCAAGTGTCCCCTAGGTCAATGCAAAGTCTCCATCATCCCTCCAACTGCCCTCAACAGTATCGACTCAGATG GCTTTTGGAAGGCCACCTGTCCGCCGTCCTGCGCTAGTCCCCTCTTGGTCTTTGTGAACTCCAAAAGTGGTGACAACCAAGGAGTCAAGTTCCTGCGGCGCTTTAAGCAGCTGCTCAATCCAGCACAAGTCTTTGACCTGGTTAATGGCGGCCCGCACCTTGG TCTCCGTCTGTTTCAGAAGTTTGACAACTTCCGAATACTCGTATGCGGCGGTGACGGCAGCGTTGGTTGGGTGCTGTCTGAGATTGACAAGCTCAACCTACACAAGCAG TGCCAGCTGGGAGTTCTGCCGCTGGGCACGGGCAACGACCTGGCGCGTGTGTTGGGTTGGGGCCCGTCATGCGATGACGACACGCAGTTACCGCAGACCCTGGAGAAGTTAGAGCGCGCCAGCACCAAAATGCTGGACCGCTGGAGCATCATGACCTACGAGATCAAGATACCTCCCAAGCACAGCTGCCCCACCACGCCCGAGGGTGCGGACGGCTGCCAG TTTCACATTTCAGCTTACGAAGATTCCGTGGCAGCTCATCTCACCAAGATCCTCAACTCGGAGCAGCACTCTGTGGTCATCTCCTCTGCCAA GATCTTGTGTGAAACAGTGAAAGATTTTGTCACCAAAGTTGGGAAAGCCTACGAAAAAAGCACAGAAAACGCGGAGGAGTGTGACTCCATGTCTCTCAAG TGTGCCGTCCTGAACGAGAAACTGGACTCCCTCCTCCAAACGCTCAACAGTGAGTGTCAAGCCCTGCCTCCACTGCCTCACGCTACTCCTCCTATCGTGGAGGAAGAACGGGAAGAGGAGGAAGTGGCGGAAAGCGATGAGAAGAAACCGGAAGAGGAGACAGCCAGCGAGGACAGCCTGACGGCGCTGAAGGAGAAGCTGGAAGAGGAGGAAACGGAGAAAGGTGGAAATGGTGGCGCTTTCCCGCAGGCACTCTTCAAAAGTCGGGAGCAGCTGATGTTGAGGGCCAACAGTCTAAAGAAAGCCTTGCGGCAGATCATAGAACAGGCCGAGAGAG TGGTGGATGAGCAGAATGCCAACACGGACGAATCCGAGCCTACTTCCCCGCTGGAATTCCGTAAGGACAGTGAGGAGGAGAACCGTGACAGCGAGAAGGATGAGGACACCAAGGAGCTGGAAGCCCTAGCAC CGGTCAAGAGTGTGTGTTCTCCCACAGAGAGGAGGGTGAGTCGCAGTACACAGTCGTACAGTTCCTTCAGCATTACACCTTTCACCACCAGCAAGGAGAACCTACCCGTGCTCAACACACGGATTATCTGTCCtg GGCTTAGGGCTGGCCTGGCCGCCTCGATTGCCGGAAGTTCCATCATTAGCAAGATGCTGCTGGCCAACATTGACCCCTTCGGTGCCACCCCCTTTATTGACCCTGACCTGGATTCACT AGAGGGCTACATGGAGAAATGTGTGATGAACAACTACTTTGGCATCGGACTTGACGCTAAGATCTCCTTGGAGTTCAACAACAAGAGAGAGGAACATCCAGAAAAATGCAG GAGTCGCACGAAGAACATGATGTGGTACGGCGTCTTGGGAACCAAGGAGCTTCTGCAGAGGACCTACAAGAACCTTGAGCAGAAGGTCCAGCTGGAG TGTGACGGCCAATACATCCCTCTGCCCAGTCTTCAGGGCATCGCTGTGTTGAACATTCCCAGCTATGCCGGCGGGACCAACTTCTGGGGCGGCACCAAGGAGGATGAC ATCTTCTGTGCTCCATCATTTGATGATAAAATCCTGGAGGTGGTGGCTGTGTTTGGAAGCATGCAGATGGCTGTTTCCAGGGTCATCAAGTTGCAACACCACCGCATAGCACAG TGCCGAACAGTGAAGATCACCATCTTGGGTGACGAGGGCGTTCCCATCCAAGTTGATGGTGAGGCGTGGATCCAGCCACCAGGGGTCATCAAAATCCAGCACAAGAACAGAGCGCAGATGCTCACCAGAGACCGG GCCTTTGAGAATACGCTGAAGTCGTGGGAGGACAAGCTGAAGTATGACAAGCCGCCTCTGCGGCCTCACCTCTACCCGCAGCAATCTGTCGACCTCGCCTCGGAAGAAGAGGCCGCCATCTTGCAGCTGTGCGCCCGGGCCGCAGAAGAGCTCATCACGCG AATATGCGAGGCTGCAAAAACCAACGAGCTCTTGGAGCAGGAGTTGGCACACGCCGTGAACGCAGCATCACACGCCATCAACAAAACACATCCTAAATTCCCAGAG AGTCTGTCCAGGAACACAGCAATAGAGGTGGCCAGCACCGTCAAGGCTTTGTACAACGAGACTGAATCACTTCTCGTGGGTCGTGTCTCACTG CAATTGGACCCACCAGAAGAGGAACAGCTTTCCGGTGCCCTACAGAGTGTGGAGTTGGAGCTGGGAAAATTAGAAGAGATCTCGTGGCTCTACCACATTCTGCAGCCCAATGATGAAGAG GTTGACTGTGCTTGTGTACCAGGACCACTCTCTGGGTTATGGCAAGAGGAACAGTCGCGGTGGCGTCTTTCGCATAGTGCCCAAATTCAAGAAGGAGAAGGCGGCCAAAAAGACCAGCCCGCAGTCAG tgGAGAGATGGGGCACAGACGAAGTGGGTGTGTGGCTGGAGCAGCTGAGTCTGGGAGAGTACCGGGATACCTTCATCCGACACGACATCCGAGGCTCGGAGCTGCTGCACTTGGAGAGGAGGGACCtgaag